One Romeriopsis navalis LEGE 11480 genomic window carries:
- a CDS encoding DUF2656 domain-containing protein, with product MRFLLSHNYSIPETAAPALSITEFCTIFQTHLSTAMNHACQVQALEHPHWRCEIITEADANIVGAALVKSLATSREAQLGKAINYKVLALGGLKTTPATSTNPSALQTGEWGVDVVETPDADSFLQTLGWDKLTAGRSAEELFQFSS from the coding sequence ATGCGCTTTCTCTTATCTCACAACTACAGCATTCCTGAGACGGCGGCACCGGCCCTGTCGATCACTGAGTTCTGCACAATTTTTCAGACCCACCTCAGCACGGCCATGAATCATGCCTGCCAAGTCCAGGCTTTAGAACATCCACATTGGCGCTGTGAAATCATCACCGAAGCGGACGCCAATATCGTTGGAGCAGCCTTAGTTAAATCCTTAGCAACGTCACGGGAAGCGCAATTAGGTAAAGCGATTAATTACAAAGTTTTAGCGCTTGGCGGCCTGAAAACGACGCCTGCGACCTCGACCAATCCCAGCGCATTACAAACTGGCGAATGGGGGGTCGATGTCGTAGAAACACCAGACGCAGATAGTTTTTTACAAACACTGGGTTGGGATAAGTTGACGGCGGGTCGATCGGCGGAAGAACTATTTCAGTTCAGTTCGTAA
- a CDS encoding aspartate carbamoyltransferase catalytic subunit has product MPSWSRRHVLSLADFEPWEYDTILQTANSFREVLSRRTKKVPTLQGQVVTNLFFEPSTRTRSSFELAAKRLSADTLNFAPGSSSLTKGETILDTAKTYLAMGTDLMVIRHQESGVPQAIATEMDRLNSGVGVLNAGDGQHEHPSQALLDLFTICAQLDANQPCLELLQNKKIAIVGDILHSRVARSNLWSLTASGAEVHLAAPPTLLPQAFADYVKDTPLERKLFVHWELAPALQNADFVMTLRLQKERMTGNLLPSLREYHQQFGITRDRLQQCRPNVKIMHPGPTNRGVEITSDVMDDPEMSLIAEQVTSGVAVRMALLYLMGGAKS; this is encoded by the coding sequence ATGCCTTCTTGGTCGCGCCGTCATGTGCTTTCGCTTGCGGACTTTGAGCCGTGGGAATATGACACGATCCTGCAAACTGCAAATAGTTTCCGTGAAGTGCTGTCGCGGCGCACCAAAAAAGTCCCCACGCTTCAGGGGCAAGTGGTGACAAATCTGTTTTTTGAGCCATCGACCCGCACCCGCAGTAGTTTTGAGTTAGCGGCCAAACGTTTATCGGCAGATACGTTGAATTTCGCGCCAGGGTCTTCCTCGCTGACGAAAGGCGAAACAATATTAGATACTGCGAAAACTTACTTGGCGATGGGTACGGATCTGATGGTAATTCGTCATCAAGAATCGGGGGTGCCGCAGGCGATTGCGACGGAAATGGACCGACTTAATTCGGGGGTGGGGGTGTTGAATGCGGGGGATGGACAGCATGAGCACCCGTCCCAAGCGCTGCTGGATTTATTTACGATTTGTGCCCAGCTGGATGCCAATCAGCCTTGCTTGGAACTTTTGCAAAATAAAAAGATTGCGATCGTTGGCGATATTTTGCATTCGCGGGTGGCCCGCTCGAATCTCTGGAGTCTGACCGCGAGTGGTGCCGAGGTGCATTTAGCCGCACCGCCTACCTTACTCCCCCAGGCGTTTGCCGATTATGTCAAAGATACGCCCTTAGAGCGTAAATTATTCGTGCATTGGGAACTCGCGCCAGCGCTCCAAAATGCTGATTTTGTCATGACCCTGCGGCTGCAAAAAGAACGGATGACGGGCAACTTATTGCCGAGTTTACGGGAGTACCATCAGCAATTTGGGATTACCCGCGATCGGTTACAGCAATGTCGGCCCAACGTGAAGATCATGCATCCGGGGCCGACCAATCGTGGTGTTGAAATTACCTCGGACGTGATGGATGACCCTGAGATGAGTTTAATTGCTGAGCAAGTTACGAGTGGAGTGGCTGTGCGAATGGCCTTGCTTTATTTGATGGGTGGGGCAAAATCCTGA
- a CDS encoding sensor histidine kinase: protein MTSLVYFCLGQFTFQVLDLPGAAPFAIFPPVGVGLALVMLFGWTAVIGVALGAMMLAVLLKAPALIVIGAGLRSGMMAWFVGYLLQWLQVDFGLRRLRDVWQLILLIFPGAIALNASLACLLDIGAYTAWENLPKTWRTLFIADLSSVLMITPFLVLVIPPLCSLNHRRKVNALWQSWWRQRSQALEGLIWLAFTISIELRHVDSAPDVMLLEALPFLSLAWAAARFGIITTVCASFWINSIEIAHVLQGYGIFVLQSNQDTNVALLMLQTFIVVIVFMGLSLAATTEERHELLNSLLQEQQFDRVMVNLAQRVRNSLDLSDIMQTTVQEIYAALKVDRAYLLQRMLDGSYTVTTESHGLKWPSCMGNTIPTATAQQFEVLYRDKGTEITDDLRQAAGIHPLTRQLCAEYQVQSRVAVPVLVDGDAYALLTVHQCSAPRHWSHQEINFLEQVVLLLGASLHQGILYQRERHLVSELDQQVQARTQELQRSLVAQEKLNEGQARLLHAVSHDLRTPIVGSLLVLRQMLKRDEGKNKTVLQRLQESGERQLTLIQSLLEDYRAEDATLRFHFKLIDYAEFVQATLRTLSPILKEYEATVKVDIPAQLPEVQADPVHLQRVLENLITNALKHNQPGLTLQLNACVVNEATIDYLRCEVVDDGVGIPPDVAQQLFSRPYLRSSDGSSRTGIGLGLYLCYQIVIAHGGRLVVEPFKFGVKFVFTIPIAVLPIAPTMLPSNNLALDYTDRPSN, encoded by the coding sequence TTGACCAGTTTGGTCTACTTTTGCTTAGGCCAATTTACTTTCCAGGTTTTAGATCTGCCGGGAGCTGCCCCCTTTGCGATCTTTCCCCCGGTCGGAGTCGGTCTCGCCCTGGTGATGTTATTTGGATGGACGGCGGTGATTGGGGTGGCCCTGGGCGCCATGATGTTGGCGGTACTCCTCAAAGCCCCGGCCTTGATTGTGATCGGGGCGGGACTGCGCAGTGGCATGATGGCCTGGTTTGTGGGTTACTTGCTGCAATGGCTACAGGTGGATTTTGGTCTGCGGCGATTACGTGATGTGTGGCAACTGATTCTGCTGATCTTTCCTGGCGCGATCGCGTTGAATGCTTCACTGGCCTGTTTGCTCGATATCGGGGCCTATACAGCTTGGGAGAATCTTCCCAAGACTTGGCGCACCCTATTCATTGCCGACTTGTCCAGTGTATTGATGATTACCCCTTTTCTGGTACTGGTAATCCCACCGCTGTGCTCTCTGAATCATCGGCGTAAGGTGAATGCCCTGTGGCAATCTTGGTGGCGGCAGCGATCGCAGGCTCTCGAAGGTCTGATATGGCTCGCCTTTACCATCAGTATTGAGCTCCGACACGTTGATAGTGCGCCGGACGTCATGCTCCTAGAAGCGCTGCCGTTCTTGAGTTTGGCTTGGGCCGCTGCTCGGTTTGGCATTATCACCACGGTTTGCGCCAGTTTTTGGATTAATAGCATTGAAATTGCCCATGTCTTGCAAGGCTATGGCATTTTTGTCCTGCAATCTAATCAGGATACGAATGTTGCATTACTGATGTTGCAGACATTCATTGTGGTGATTGTGTTCATGGGCTTGAGCTTAGCGGCCACGACTGAAGAACGGCATGAATTACTTAATTCGCTACTTCAAGAGCAACAGTTCGATCGGGTCATGGTGAATTTGGCCCAGCGGGTGCGGAATAGTCTCGATTTGAGCGACATTATGCAGACTACCGTGCAGGAGATCTATGCCGCATTGAAGGTCGATCGCGCCTATTTATTACAACGCATGTTGGATGGCAGCTATACCGTCACGACGGAATCCCACGGTTTGAAATGGCCTTCTTGTATGGGGAATACAATACCCACGGCAACGGCCCAGCAGTTTGAAGTGCTGTATCGCGATAAAGGCACCGAAATCACCGATGATTTGCGGCAGGCCGCGGGAATACATCCATTAACCCGACAACTGTGCGCCGAATATCAAGTCCAATCCCGTGTGGCTGTGCCGGTTTTGGTCGACGGTGATGCCTATGCATTGCTCACTGTGCATCAATGTTCGGCTCCCCGTCACTGGAGTCATCAAGAGATTAACTTTTTGGAGCAGGTGGTTTTGTTGTTAGGTGCGTCGCTGCATCAAGGTATCTTGTATCAGCGAGAACGTCACTTGGTGAGTGAACTGGATCAACAAGTGCAAGCCCGAACCCAGGAATTGCAGCGTAGTTTAGTCGCCCAGGAAAAACTGAATGAAGGTCAAGCCCGCTTGTTACATGCTGTAAGCCATGATTTGCGCACCCCGATCGTTGGGAGTTTGTTGGTGTTGCGCCAGATGTTGAAGCGTGACGAGGGTAAAAATAAAACGGTTCTACAGCGGTTGCAGGAGAGTGGTGAACGCCAACTGACCCTAATTCAATCCCTGCTAGAAGACTATCGGGCGGAAGATGCGACCTTGCGTTTTCACTTTAAATTGATCGATTATGCCGAATTTGTCCAGGCGACGTTACGGACGCTATCCCCGATTCTAAAGGAATATGAGGCGACGGTCAAAGTTGATATTCCGGCGCAACTTCCCGAAGTTCAGGCGGATCCAGTGCATTTGCAGCGCGTACTTGAGAACTTGATCACGAATGCACTCAAACATAATCAGCCTGGTTTGACCTTGCAGCTCAATGCCTGTGTGGTGAACGAAGCCACGATCGACTATCTGCGTTGTGAGGTGGTTGATGATGGCGTCGGCATTCCCCCCGATGTGGCACAGCAATTATTCTCGCGCCCCTATCTCCGTTCTTCTGATGGCTCATCCCGTACGGGGATTGGGTTGGGCTTGTACTTGTGCTATCAGATCGTGATTGCCCATGGTGGCCGGTTAGTTGTAGAACCGTTCAAATTTGGCGTGAAATTTGTTTTTACGATTCCGATTGCGGTGCTGCCGATCGCCCCAACTATGCTCCCCTCAAATAATCTTGCGCTTGATTATACTGATCGCCCCAGCAATTGA
- a CDS encoding 1-acyl-sn-glycerol-3-phosphate acyltransferase, with the protein MVTIREAQPALGFIAPDYNATVTRAVHWAVPFWMRQTTDLQQVEAKHLETLVQAYEQFEAGKIRLVLAFRHPSVNDPLALGYLFSQLMPPAAKDLGIKLRTPIHSHFMYDRGVPLWAGEIMGWLFSRLGGTSIMRGKLDRAGLKSARNLLLNGQLPFMAAPEGATNGHSEIVAPLEPGIAQLAFWCAEDLAKAQRSEQVVIIPIGLQYKYQHDAWPNIEALLTDLEAQVGIVSPDQGKVEQPLMYARLAQLGEQILHLMEQHYSQFYHLKLATIDPALPPSQQFAQRLQQLLQTALSVPEAYFNVTPKGSMTDRCRRLEQCAWDNIYRQDVDLDHLSVIERSLADRVATESEMHLWHMRLVERFVSVTGSYVREKPTIERFAETMSITWETVARLGGESSSLKRPKIGQQTATVTIGDPIIVSDRLAQYQTNRRQAKQSVETLTQELQTILEDMIV; encoded by the coding sequence GTGGTCACAATTCGGGAAGCACAACCAGCACTGGGCTTTATCGCCCCTGATTACAATGCCACAGTGACGCGTGCAGTCCATTGGGCCGTGCCGTTTTGGATGCGTCAAACCACTGACTTACAGCAGGTGGAAGCCAAACACCTCGAGACATTAGTGCAAGCCTATGAACAGTTTGAAGCAGGCAAAATTCGCTTGGTTTTAGCCTTTCGGCATCCCAGTGTGAATGATCCACTGGCCCTCGGCTATCTCTTCAGTCAGCTTATGCCCCCAGCCGCAAAAGATTTAGGCATTAAACTCAGAACACCGATCCATAGCCATTTTATGTACGATCGTGGCGTCCCACTGTGGGCCGGAGAAATCATGGGCTGGTTGTTCTCACGCCTCGGAGGCACCTCGATTATGCGCGGTAAGCTCGATCGGGCCGGACTGAAGTCAGCTCGCAATTTGTTGTTGAATGGCCAATTACCCTTTATGGCCGCACCCGAAGGTGCCACCAATGGCCATAGTGAAATCGTTGCCCCGCTTGAACCAGGAATTGCTCAACTGGCATTTTGGTGTGCCGAAGACTTAGCCAAAGCCCAGCGGAGCGAGCAAGTCGTGATTATTCCGATCGGCTTGCAATACAAATATCAACATGATGCTTGGCCTAATATTGAAGCCCTCCTGACTGACCTCGAAGCACAAGTCGGCATTGTGTCACCGGACCAGGGAAAGGTCGAGCAACCGTTGATGTATGCTCGCCTCGCTCAACTCGGCGAACAAATTCTGCATTTGATGGAGCAACATTACAGTCAGTTCTATCATCTCAAACTCGCAACCATCGATCCCGCACTACCGCCCAGTCAACAGTTTGCCCAACGCCTACAGCAACTGCTCCAAACTGCGCTCAGTGTGCCTGAAGCCTACTTCAATGTCACGCCGAAAGGGTCTATGACCGATCGCTGTCGCCGTTTGGAACAATGTGCTTGGGACAATATTTATCGCCAGGATGTGGACTTGGATCATCTCTCAGTCATCGAGCGCAGCTTAGCAGATCGGGTGGCGACCGAATCGGAAATGCACCTATGGCATATGCGCTTAGTGGAACGCTTTGTCTCCGTCACTGGCAGCTACGTGCGGGAAAAACCGACGATCGAGCGCTTTGCTGAAACCATGAGTATTACTTGGGAAACCGTCGCCCGGCTCGGCGGCGAAAGCAGTTCACTCAAACGCCCCAAAATTGGCCAACAAACGGCTACGGTCACCATTGGCGACCCGATTATAGTCAGCGATCGCCTAGCCCAATATCAGACCAATCGTCGCCAGGCCAAACAATCCGTTGAAACCCTGACGCAAGAATTACAAACCATACTCGAAGACATGATTGTTTAG
- a CDS encoding VOC family protein, which produces MQINHFLHTALNVTDLAKAEHFYSDILGLQKAERDLKFPGIWYQIGDYQLHLLVAPENPPSKNQERWGRNRHLAFSVSDIAAVKQRLTAAGQNFQVSGSGRPAVFVRDPDDNVIELGEI; this is translated from the coding sequence ATGCAAATTAACCATTTCCTCCACACGGCCCTGAATGTCACAGATCTCGCCAAAGCCGAACATTTCTATAGCGATATACTGGGGCTACAAAAGGCAGAGCGCGATCTGAAATTTCCGGGAATTTGGTACCAAATCGGCGATTATCAACTGCATTTGCTCGTTGCCCCCGAAAATCCACCCAGTAAAAATCAGGAGCGCTGGGGTAGAAATCGGCATTTAGCCTTCTCCGTGAGCGATATTGCCGCCGTTAAACAGCGACTAACGGCAGCGGGTCAAAATTTTCAAGTCAGTGGCTCGGGTCGCCCGGCCGTTTTTGTGCGAGACCCCGATGATAACGTGATTGAATTAGGCGAAATTTAG
- a CDS encoding tetratricopeptide repeat protein, which yields MKKIFSTIGASGIIATQLLLLPATAAKPKLTAQQIFQQGVGFIQQQQLDQAIARFQQAIALDPNLAPAHYNLGLALRQQGKLQAAATAFYQTVRAQPQWALAYANLGAALLEGGNFPQAQAYLQRAIELDDQSGMAYYNLGLTYEYQQQWDKAAKALETATKLSTKAPEAFYHLGIVYQQQQQPQAAAKAFERAIELRPTYVEALYNLGTIYFTQDKLAAAITVLQRALQANPNYANAHYAIGLGHYRQQQLKQARKSLQAAQKLYKLQRNQTGFTLAQQWLDRLDQPS from the coding sequence ATGAAGAAAATTTTCAGCACGATCGGGGCGTCCGGCATCATTGCCACGCAGCTTTTGCTGCTACCCGCCACAGCCGCCAAGCCAAAACTTACCGCTCAGCAAATTTTCCAGCAGGGTGTGGGGTTTATCCAACAACAACAACTTGATCAAGCGATCGCCCGCTTCCAACAAGCCATTGCCCTGGATCCAAATCTTGCACCGGCACATTATAATCTCGGCCTTGCGCTGAGACAGCAAGGCAAGCTACAAGCCGCCGCCACAGCATTTTACCAAACCGTTAGAGCCCAACCACAATGGGCCTTAGCCTATGCAAATCTAGGCGCGGCACTCTTAGAGGGTGGCAACTTCCCCCAGGCTCAAGCCTATTTACAACGGGCGATCGAACTCGATGACCAGTCTGGGATGGCCTATTACAACCTCGGCCTCACCTACGAATACCAACAGCAGTGGGACAAGGCAGCGAAAGCACTAGAGACTGCAACAAAACTCTCCACCAAGGCCCCAGAGGCGTTCTATCACTTGGGAATTGTTTATCAACAGCAGCAGCAACCACAAGCGGCGGCCAAAGCCTTTGAGCGGGCGATCGAATTACGTCCTACCTACGTCGAAGCGCTCTACAATTTAGGGACGATTTACTTCACTCAAGACAAGCTGGCAGCGGCAATCACCGTGCTCCAACGCGCCCTTCAAGCCAACCCCAACTACGCCAACGCACATTACGCGATCGGCCTGGGTCACTACCGCCAGCAGCAGCTTAAACAAGCCCGCAAGTCCCTCCAAGCGGCGCAAAAACTCTACAAACTCCAACGGAACCAAACGGGCTTCACCTTGGCCCAGCAATGGCTCGATCGGCTCGATCAACCTTCCTAA
- a CDS encoding cytochrome c biogenesis protein CcdA: MLETISTQLYLWSQWANQLVTAQLSHLTIVSIGIIFVAGLLTSMTPCMLSMLPITVGYLGAYDDDQTRMQGALQSLWFALGLATTLAGLGIAASSLGKVYGQIGIGLPIFVSVVAIVMGLNQLELIKLRLPNVGGMDWISESLPKGVRTYLIGLTFGLVASPCSTPVLATLLAWLANTQDPVLGALLLLAYAAGYVFPLVIAGTFTVAIKQILELRQWSAWITPASGVLLLGFGVFSLVSRLPFLS, translated from the coding sequence ATGCTTGAAACGATTTCTACCCAACTTTACCTTTGGAGCCAGTGGGCCAACCAATTGGTCACGGCACAGCTCAGTCATCTGACGATCGTCAGCATCGGAATAATCTTCGTTGCCGGACTGCTGACGAGTATGACACCTTGTATGCTCTCGATGTTGCCGATTACTGTCGGCTACTTGGGGGCTTACGATGATGACCAAACCCGCATGCAGGGAGCGTTGCAGTCTTTATGGTTTGCCCTCGGGTTAGCCACCACGCTGGCTGGATTGGGCATTGCCGCATCATCATTGGGCAAGGTCTACGGTCAGATTGGTATTGGCTTGCCGATTTTTGTCAGCGTGGTGGCGATCGTCATGGGGCTCAACCAATTAGAGCTGATTAAACTACGCTTACCAAACGTTGGTGGCATGGACTGGATTTCGGAGAGCTTGCCCAAGGGCGTGCGGACTTATTTAATTGGTCTGACCTTTGGTTTAGTCGCTTCACCTTGCAGCACGCCGGTATTGGCCACTTTGCTAGCTTGGCTGGCCAATACCCAAGACCCAGTTTTAGGTGCATTACTGCTGTTGGCTTACGCGGCGGGCTATGTTTTCCCATTGGTGATTGCGGGCACCTTTACCGTGGCGATCAAGCAAATTCTCGAACTGCGTCAGTGGTCCGCCTGGATTACCCCAGCGAGTGGGGTGTTGCTGCTTGGATTTGGGGTCTTTTCACTGGTGTCGCGGCTGCCTTTTCTGAGTTAA
- a CDS encoding cytochrome c biogenesis protein, with protein MTAAVSLWHKIFATPKRYFNREVLPLLADLKLAIALLLIIAVFSIWGTVIEQGQSLQFYQNNYPEDPALFGFLTWKVLLTAGLDHVYRTWWYLGLLILFGSSLMACTFKRQLPAWKWFTRDQKLYSKPQQFRKFALSAEVPSESITPLMEQLQQRNYRIVSDEHRLYARKGIIGRLAPIVVHISMLIILIGGVVGALTGFIAQEMVPSGQTFQVNNVTDAGPWAASQVPKDWSVKVNRFWIDYLPTGEIDQFYSDMSVLDQGGTEVDRQTIHVNKPLRHKGVTLYQASWSVAAVKVKFNNSPVLELPMGELKTKGGRLWGAWLPLDPNDMSNGASLVVKDLQGLVLIYDKTGKLVSTVRKGMAVELNGIRVSIVDLVGSTGLQIKADPGVPIVYLGFGLLMLSTLMSYISHTQVWGLWQDGRLYLGGVTNRAQVGFEREFLSILDTLEVLPDRVATPSAE; from the coding sequence ATGACGGCAGCTGTATCTCTGTGGCACAAAATTTTCGCCACCCCGAAGCGTTACTTCAATCGGGAAGTGCTGCCGTTGTTAGCAGACTTGAAATTAGCGATCGCCCTACTGCTGATAATTGCCGTTTTTAGTATCTGGGGCACGGTGATTGAGCAAGGCCAATCGCTTCAGTTCTATCAAAATAATTATCCCGAAGACCCGGCATTATTTGGCTTCCTCACCTGGAAAGTGTTGCTCACGGCCGGTCTCGATCATGTTTACCGCACCTGGTGGTACTTAGGATTATTGATTCTCTTTGGTTCGAGCTTGATGGCTTGTACTTTCAAACGACAGCTCCCAGCTTGGAAATGGTTCACCCGCGATCAAAAGCTCTACAGCAAGCCGCAACAGTTTCGTAAATTTGCCCTGAGCGCTGAAGTTCCGTCTGAATCGATTACTCCCCTGATGGAACAACTTCAGCAGCGGAACTACCGCATCGTCAGCGATGAACATCGACTCTATGCACGCAAGGGAATTATCGGACGACTTGCGCCGATCGTTGTGCATATCAGTATGCTGATTATTTTGATTGGCGGCGTTGTGGGTGCTCTGACGGGATTTATTGCCCAGGAAATGGTGCCGAGCGGCCAGACGTTTCAGGTGAATAACGTCACGGATGCTGGACCTTGGGCGGCATCGCAGGTGCCGAAAGATTGGTCCGTCAAGGTGAATCGGTTTTGGATTGATTACTTGCCAACGGGCGAAATTGACCAGTTCTACTCCGATATGTCGGTGCTGGATCAAGGGGGAACGGAAGTCGATCGCCAAACCATTCACGTCAATAAACCCCTGCGGCATAAGGGCGTGACGCTCTACCAGGCGAGCTGGTCAGTGGCCGCTGTAAAAGTGAAATTCAATAACAGCCCCGTACTCGAATTGCCGATGGGCGAACTCAAAACTAAAGGGGGAAGACTGTGGGGCGCATGGCTACCGCTTGACCCAAATGACATGTCGAATGGGGCTTCCTTGGTGGTGAAGGATCTTCAGGGTTTGGTCTTAATCTATGACAAGACGGGCAAGCTAGTTTCGACCGTGCGTAAAGGCATGGCGGTCGAGTTGAATGGGATTCGGGTCTCGATCGTTGATCTCGTCGGTAGCACCGGTTTGCAGATTAAAGCTGACCCAGGGGTGCCGATCGTTTACCTCGGCTTTGGCCTCTTGATGCTGAGTACGCTGATGAGTTATATCTCTCACACTCAAGTTTGGGGATTATGGCAGGATGGGCGACTTTACTTGGGCGGTGTGACAAATCGGGCGCAGGTGGGATTTGAACGAGAGTTTCTGAGCATTCTCGATACGCTAGAAGTGCTGCCAGATAGGGTTGCTACTCCATCCGCTGAATAA
- a CDS encoding ribosomal maturation YjgA family protein, giving the protein MSGSLFRFSPYRWVLLAQTLLLVPLGYGVRFAHNVPEWFRNIWGNVAYEMFWIFLFLTILPRSKPRSVAITICLMSFGIEFLQLCQHPFLVAARSTLPGRLVLGNGFTWIDLPQYGVGSLCGWLWAAWLQHQFIKRK; this is encoded by the coding sequence ATGTCTGGATCGTTATTCCGCTTTTCGCCCTATCGCTGGGTACTGCTGGCGCAAACCTTGCTGCTTGTCCCATTGGGTTATGGCGTGCGGTTTGCCCATAATGTACCGGAATGGTTCCGTAATATTTGGGGCAATGTGGCCTATGAAATGTTTTGGATCTTTTTGTTTCTCACGATTCTGCCGCGTTCGAAACCTCGATCGGTGGCGATCACTATTTGTTTAATGAGCTTTGGGATTGAGTTTTTGCAACTGTGCCAGCATCCGTTTTTGGTGGCGGCGCGATCCACGCTGCCAGGACGGTTAGTCCTGGGCAATGGATTTACTTGGATTGATCTGCCCCAATATGGTGTTGGCAGCTTATGCGGTTGGCTTTGGGCAGCATGGTTGCAGCACCAGTTCATCAAACGCAAATGA
- the queF gene encoding preQ(1) synthase — MSTEKTEVMYGERTIEEGKLITFPNPRPGRKFDIDITLPEFTCKCPFSGYPDFATIHLSYIPNEKVVELKAIKLYINSYRDKYISHEESVNQILDDLVDACDPLEMTIKGDFLPRGNVHTVITVSHTKS; from the coding sequence ATGAGCACCGAAAAAACTGAAGTCATGTATGGCGAACGGACGATCGAGGAAGGCAAACTCATTACGTTTCCCAACCCACGTCCAGGACGCAAGTTTGACATCGACATTACACTGCCGGAATTCACCTGCAAATGTCCGTTTTCGGGCTATCCCGACTTTGCCACAATTCACCTCAGCTATATCCCCAACGAAAAAGTCGTTGAACTAAAAGCAATCAAGCTCTACATCAATAGTTATCGCGATAAGTACATTTCCCACGAAGAGTCAGTCAACCAAATTCTGGATGATCTGGTCGATGCCTGTGATCCGTTGGAAATGACGATCAAAGGTGATTTTCTCCCGCGCGGCAATGTCCATACGGTAATTACCGTAAGCCATACAAAATCGTAA
- a CDS encoding P-II family nitrogen regulator: MCALKKVEAIIRPFKLDEVKIALVNAGIVGMTVSEVRGFGRQKGQTERYRGSEYTVEFLQKLKIEIVIENDQVEMVVDKIVNAARTGEIGDGKIFISPVDEIVRIRTNEKNTEAI, from the coding sequence GTGTGCGCCTTGAAGAAGGTTGAAGCGATTATTCGCCCTTTCAAACTAGACGAAGTAAAGATTGCTTTGGTCAATGCGGGCATCGTTGGTATGACGGTGTCGGAAGTCCGGGGTTTTGGCCGTCAGAAAGGTCAGACTGAGCGCTATCGCGGTTCGGAATACACGGTGGAATTTCTTCAGAAGCTCAAAATTGAGATTGTGATTGAAAATGACCAAGTCGAGATGGTGGTCGATAAGATCGTCAATGCGGCGCGCACCGGCGAAATTGGCGATGGCAAGATTTTCATCTCACCAGTAGATGAAATTGTGCGAATTCGGACTAACGAGAAGAATACTGAAGCGATTTAG
- the ruvC gene encoding crossover junction endodeoxyribonuclease RuvC, with translation MSEQDSQTRPDQKRILGIDPGLATLGFGAIDCPLVHRNGSTVSVIDYGVIRTTAGTATGERLITLYEDMSTILSEWQPDLVSIEKLFFYKMGNTIAVAQARGVILLAIAQHQVPIVEFTPAQIKQSLTGYGNAVKQDVQAAVTRELNLSSIPKPDDAADGLAVALTAWFHGDALSI, from the coding sequence ATGTCAGAACAAGACTCGCAAACCCGCCCCGATCAAAAACGCATCTTGGGGATCGATCCCGGACTTGCGACCCTTGGCTTTGGCGCGATCGATTGCCCCCTGGTACACCGTAATGGCAGCACAGTCAGTGTGATTGACTATGGCGTAATTCGAACGACTGCCGGGACAGCGACAGGGGAACGGCTGATTACGTTGTACGAAGATATGAGTACGATCCTGAGCGAATGGCAGCCGGATCTTGTCTCGATCGAAAAACTTTTTTTCTACAAAATGGGTAATACGATCGCTGTGGCGCAAGCCCGGGGCGTGATTCTTCTAGCCATTGCCCAGCACCAGGTGCCGATCGTCGAATTTACCCCAGCCCAAATCAAACAATCGCTCACCGGCTATGGCAATGCGGTGAAACAAGATGTTCAGGCAGCCGTGACCCGCGAACTCAATCTCAGTAGCATTCCCAAGCCGGATGACGCCGCCGATGGCCTCGCAGTGGCCTTAACCGCTTGGTTCCACGGCGACGCCTTAAGTATTTAA